A portion of the Brachionichthys hirsutus isolate HB-005 chromosome 6, CSIRO-AGI_Bhir_v1, whole genome shotgun sequence genome contains these proteins:
- the gpm6aa gene encoding glycoprotein M6Aa: MEEDLDEGQTQKGCLECCIKCLGGIPYPSLIATILLYAGVALFCGCGHEALSGTVTILQNYFEVVRSPADALDVFTMIDIIKYVIYGIASAFFVYGILLMVEGFFTSGAIKDLYGDFKITTCGRCVSAWFIMLTYVFMLAWLGVTAFTSIPVFIYFNIWNICQNATVLEGATLCLDPRQYGIVPIADAKTVCAGSEKFYKMCESNELDMTFHLFICALAGAGAAVIAMIHYLMVLSANWAYVKDACRMQKYEDIKSKEEQELHDIHSTRSKERLNAYT, from the exons GATGCCTCGAGTGCTGCATCAAATGCCTGGGCGGGATTCCGTACCCGTCGCTCATAGCCACCATCTTGCTGTACGCGGGCGTGGCTCTGTTCTGCGGCTGCGGACACGAGGCCCTGTCCGGCACCGTCACCATCCTCCAGAACTACTTCGAGGTGGTGAGGAGCCCCGCGGACGCCCTGGACGTCTTCACCAT GATCGACATTATCAAGTACGTGATCTACGGCATCGCCTCGGCTTTCTTCGTGTACGGCATCCTGCTGATGGTGGAGGGCTTCTTCACCAGCGGCGCCATCAAAGACCTGTACGGAGACTTCAAGATCACCACCTGCGGACGCTGCGTCAGCGCTTGG TTCATCATGCTGACGTACGTCTTCATGCTGGCCTGGCTGGGAGTCACTGCGTTCACCTCCATACCCGTCTTTATATACTTCAACATCTGGAATATCTGCCAGAACGCCACCGTGCTGGAGGGGGCCACGCTCTGCCTGGACCCACGCCAGTACG GTATCGTGCCAATCGCTGATGCGAAGACGGTTTGCGCCGGATCGGAGAAATTCTACAAGATGTGCGAATCCAATGAG CTGGACATGACTTTCCACCTGTTCATCTGCGCCCTGGCTGGAGCAGGAGCCGCCGTCATCGCCATG ATCCACTATCTGATGGTGCTGTCAGCCAACTGGGCCTACGTGAAAGACGCCTGCCGGATGCAGAAGTACGAGGACATCAAGtcgaaggaggagcaggagcttcACGACATCCACTCCACCCGCTCCAAGGAGCGCCTCAACGCCTACACATAA
- the lrit3a gene encoding leucine-rich repeat, immunoglobulin-like domain and transmembrane domain-containing protein 3a, with translation MHHFLYVHAFLCCLSVARSFCPSQCSCVVHGQIDGVGSRSVLCSDPDMSDIPLNVPVDTVKLRIEKTATRRIPTEAFYYLVELRYLWITYNSITSVDTGSFYNLKVLHELRLDGNMISIFPWESLKEMPRLRTLDLHNNRISNIPTEAIPLLLNITYLDLSSNKLVTISSNLMDIWPPFNGAPASANTAQKVVLGLQDNPWFCDCKISKLMELSKMTDTPVVLMDVSLTCAEPENLAGVLFQRAELDNCVKPSVMTSATKITSSLGSNVLLRCDATGFPTPTLYWAKSGRSPVNNTVQESPGAGIRWSILSLYGIMYKDAGNYSCKAKNVAGNAEATISLSVAGTIRTTRPPLSPSAETIRDTTFTLPTDIPDSAITTSALPKTTTLSPIPRKPKSTPHNVQNSPSRQGKIIQGGETSKNGKASKSVKDLKIVEETADTAVLLWTADGLANDAPVKVVYSPYGEDDTERTVESSAGSGKVFMEGLSSGKRYSVCLVAKGSAGGTDPCIDFDTLGNKGSQLFIIISVIACALALPLIAMLVYKILALYCKGRSTSLDEEELEKESYVKFETITMKQRTLNAHPTELWARRHTRESERMLLCSRSSIDSQMTYKSDSSRSEYLC, from the exons ATGCATCACTTTCTCTACGTGCATGCATTCCTGTGCTGCCTCAGTGTGGCTCGCTCCTTCTGCCCGTCTCAGTGTTCCTGCGTCGTCCACGGTCAAATCGACGGAGTCGGATCCAG ATCTGTGCTCTGCAGTGATCCAGACATGTCTGACATCCCTCTCAACGTTCCCGTGGATACAGTCAAACTTCGCATTGAGAAAACCGCAACACGGCGAATCCCGACGGAAGCTTTTTATTATCTGGTGGAGCTACGCTACCTGTGGATTACTTACAATTCCATTACCTCTGTGGATACGGGCAGTTTCTACAACCTCAAAGTGCTCCACGAGCTGAGGCTGGATGGAAATATGATTTCCATCTTCCCTTGGGAGTCGCTGAAAGAGATGCCCAGGCTGAGGACTCTGGATCTGCACAACAACAGGATTTCTAATATTCCCACTGAGGCGATACCGTTACTCCTCAACATAACCTACTTGGATTTATCCAGCAACAAATTAGTCACGATATCCTCAAATCTCATGGATATCTGGCCCCCATTTAATGGAGCTCCTGCCTCTGCCAATACCGCCCAGAAAGTTGTGCTAG GCCTCCAAGACAACCCCTGGTTCTGTGACTGTAAAATCTCCAAGCTAATGGAGCTTTCCAAAATGACGGACACCCCGGTGGTTTTGATGGACGTCTCCTTGACCTGCGCTGAACCAGAAAATCTTGCGGGCGTACTTTTTCAGCGTGCTGAACTCGACAATTGCGTCAAACCGTCAGTCATGACTTCGGCAACTAAGATCACGTCTTCTTTGGGCAGTAATGTTCTCCTGCGATGTGACGCCACGGGATTTCCAACGCCGACCCTTTACTGGGCAAAGTCAGGCAGATCCCCGGTCAACAACACAG TCCAGGAGTCACCTGGGGCGGGAATCAGATGGTCCATCCTGAGCTTGTATGGAATAATGTACAAAGATGCTGGAAACTACAGCTGCAAAGCAAAGAACGTTGCTGGCAACGCAGAAGCCACAATTTCTCTCTCGGTTGCTGGCACCATCAGGACGACCCGTCCTCCACTCAGTCCGAGCGCTGAAACCATCCGGGACACGACATTCACTTTACCAACGGATATTCCAGACTCCGCCATTACGACCTCAGCTCTccctaaaacaacaacactatcGCCTATCCCTAGGAAGCCGAAAAGTACCCCACATAATGTACAGAACAGCCCATCCAGACAGGGAAAAATAATACAAGGAGGTGAAACGAGCAAAAACGGGAAAGCCTCAAAGTCCGTTAAAGATCTCAAGATTGTTGAGGAAACAGCGGACACGGCGGTTTTGCTCTGGACAGCAGATGGGTTAGCAAATGATGCCCCTGTCAAAGTGGTTTATTCACCATATGGCGAGGATGACACTGAAAGGACAGTGGAAAGCAGCGCCGGCAGTGGGAAGGTTTTCATGGAAGGATTGTCCTCTGGAAAGCGGTACTCCGTTTGCCTCGTAGCCAAAGGGAGTGCGGGCGGAACAGATCCTTGCATTGACTTTGACACGTTGGGCAATAAGGGCAGTCAACTATTCATTATCATAAGCGTGATTGCTTGTGCATTGGCTTTGCCTCTTATTGCAATGTTGGTCTACAAGATTCTTGCTCTCTACTGCAAGGGACGTAGCACAAGTTTGGATGAAGAAGAGCTCGAGAAGGAGAGCTATGTCAAGTTTGAGACGATAACAATGAAACAAAGGACCTTGAACGCTCATCCGACAGAGCTTTGGGCGAGGAGACACACTCGAGAATCGGAGCGGATGCTCCTGTGCTCCAGGTCGAGCATCGACTCCCAGATGACCTATAAAAGTGACAGTTCCAGGTCTGAGTATCTCTGCTGA